In a single window of the Tellurirhabdus bombi genome:
- a CDS encoding efflux RND transporter permease subunit: MNLIRSALRKPITILVLVASLFFFGINAVRNIKIDIFPNLNLPVIYISQPFGGYTPNQMESFFGKQYVNLLLYVSGVKSIETKNIQGLTLLKLTFYEGTNMAQAAAEVTAYSNRAQAIFPPGSQPPFILRFDASTLPVGQLVLSSPKRTNNELQDLANVYIRSGFSAIPGLVAPAPFGGNSRTIVIKADPALLRSHNLTPDQLVAALRINNQASPAGNVRIGDLNYFTPANTTIQNLKDFESIPLYTGSVQNLYLRDVATVEDGADITAGYVLVNGKRSVYLPITKSADASTWEVVQNLKAALPRFQSLLPEDVTLTYTFDQSVYVINAVESLLTEGAIGAILTGLMVLLFLGDARGALIVIITIPTCIISGVLFLSLFGQTINIMTLSGLSLAIGILVDESTVTIENIHQHLDMGKPKAVAIWDACKEIAFSKLLILFCILAVFAPAFTMTGIPGALFLPLALAIGFSMITSYLMSQTLVPVLANWMMKEHKHSKQKTAVAHNASANGKLFKTNGVTAANGNGHEPHDILTEREIQANRVDLNNDGKISFFERVRARFVRFVERMLPYRRSIVLIYVAVGLGIAALLITTIGRDVLPRGNAGQFQVRLRSPDGTRLERTETTMLKAIGVLNELVGKENVEITSAMVGMHGAQFSTSPIYLFMAGPQEGVVQVSLKHDYHVDMDELKDKYRARMKEALPDVKLSFEPIELTDKILSQGSPTPIEVKISGKNKQQNEEYANKIIAKLNQISYLRDVQIGQATKYPTINVTIDRTRAAQLGTDISAISRSLTASTSSSRYTEKSVWIDPKSGQSYSVQVQIPENQMTSVNDVGEIPILPNTNRPVLSDVATIQKGTTYGENDNLGAIPVLSVTANMSDMDLGTAATDVQKAVDSLGELPRGLTIKVTGLTQVLNETLDSLQTGLLTAIVVIFLMLAANFQSFKVSLVVLCTVPAVLVGSLALLMLTGSTLNLQSYMGMIMSVGVSISNAVLLVTNAEELRMRNGDALLSAKESASLRLRPILMTSVAMVVGMIPMASGLGEGGSQAAPLGRAVIGGLIASTFAALYILPLAFAWVQEKTTTDSVSLDPEDKESKYYSPSSYETINS; the protein is encoded by the coding sequence ATGAATTTAATACGATCCGCGTTACGTAAGCCAATTACAATTCTGGTTTTGGTAGCCAGCCTGTTTTTTTTCGGGATCAATGCCGTTCGCAACATCAAGATTGACATTTTCCCGAACCTGAATCTGCCGGTTATTTACATTTCTCAACCGTTTGGGGGGTATACGCCCAATCAGATGGAGTCTTTTTTCGGGAAACAATACGTAAACCTTCTGCTTTATGTATCCGGGGTAAAAAGCATTGAGACGAAAAATATTCAGGGCTTGACGCTGCTCAAGTTGACCTTTTACGAAGGGACCAACATGGCCCAGGCCGCCGCCGAAGTTACAGCTTATTCAAATCGGGCGCAGGCTATCTTTCCGCCGGGCTCGCAGCCGCCTTTCATTCTGCGTTTTGATGCGTCGACCCTGCCCGTCGGCCAGTTGGTTTTGAGCAGTCCCAAACGCACCAACAACGAATTACAGGATTTAGCCAACGTCTATATTCGCTCCGGGTTTAGTGCTATCCCGGGATTGGTGGCTCCCGCTCCTTTTGGCGGTAACTCCCGAACCATCGTGATCAAGGCTGATCCGGCTTTGCTGCGCTCACACAACCTGACGCCCGATCAATTGGTAGCCGCCCTGCGGATTAACAACCAGGCCAGTCCCGCCGGAAACGTGCGGATTGGCGATTTGAATTATTTTACACCGGCTAATACAACCATCCAGAATCTCAAAGATTTTGAGAGTATTCCGCTGTATACCGGATCGGTGCAAAACCTTTACCTGCGCGATGTGGCCACGGTTGAAGACGGGGCAGACATCACGGCGGGTTACGTGCTAGTCAATGGCAAACGGTCGGTTTACCTGCCCATCACCAAATCGGCGGACGCCTCGACCTGGGAGGTGGTGCAAAACCTGAAAGCGGCCCTCCCCCGCTTCCAGTCCCTGCTGCCCGAAGATGTTACGCTAACGTATACATTCGACCAGTCCGTATACGTGATTAATGCGGTCGAAAGTCTCCTGACTGAAGGCGCAATCGGAGCTATTTTGACCGGTTTGATGGTCTTGCTTTTTTTAGGTGATGCCCGCGGCGCCTTAATTGTTATCATCACCATTCCGACCTGTATTATTTCCGGGGTTTTGTTCCTTTCGCTATTTGGGCAAACCATCAACATCATGACCTTGAGTGGGCTTTCGCTTGCCATCGGGATTCTGGTCGATGAATCTACGGTAACGATTGAAAACATCCACCAGCACCTGGACATGGGAAAACCCAAGGCCGTCGCCATTTGGGACGCCTGTAAGGAAATTGCCTTTTCCAAGTTGCTCATTTTGTTCTGTATTCTGGCGGTATTTGCTCCGGCTTTCACCATGACGGGTATTCCGGGTGCCTTGTTCCTGCCGCTTGCACTGGCGATTGGTTTCTCCATGATCACGTCCTACCTGATGTCTCAAACGCTGGTTCCGGTCTTGGCCAACTGGATGATGAAAGAACATAAGCACAGCAAGCAGAAAACGGCGGTGGCGCACAATGCTTCGGCTAACGGTAAGCTATTCAAAACCAACGGCGTTACGGCAGCTAATGGAAACGGCCACGAACCACACGATATCCTCACGGAAAGAGAGATCCAAGCTAATCGGGTAGATCTCAACAACGACGGAAAAATCAGCTTTTTTGAACGGGTACGCGCGCGTTTTGTGCGTTTCGTGGAGCGGATGTTGCCTTATCGAAGATCAATTGTTCTAATCTACGTAGCTGTCGGATTGGGCATTGCGGCACTGCTGATTACCACCATTGGCCGGGACGTGTTGCCCCGGGGTAATGCGGGACAGTTTCAGGTTCGGTTGCGCTCTCCGGATGGCACCCGACTGGAAAGAACCGAAACAACGATGCTGAAAGCCATCGGCGTGCTGAATGAACTGGTAGGTAAAGAAAATGTGGAAATTACGTCGGCCATGGTGGGGATGCACGGAGCCCAGTTCTCGACCAGTCCTATTTACCTGTTCATGGCGGGTCCGCAGGAGGGCGTGGTGCAGGTCAGCTTGAAACACGATTACCACGTGGACATGGACGAGCTGAAAGATAAATACCGCGCTCGCATGAAAGAAGCGCTGCCCGACGTTAAGCTTTCTTTCGAGCCGATTGAGCTTACCGACAAAATTCTTAGTCAGGGGTCGCCCACGCCGATTGAGGTCAAAATTTCAGGAAAGAATAAACAACAGAACGAGGAATACGCCAATAAGATCATTGCCAAACTAAACCAGATTTCGTATCTGCGGGATGTTCAGATTGGTCAGGCAACGAAATACCCAACCATTAACGTCACCATTGACCGAACAAGGGCGGCTCAGTTGGGAACGGATATTTCGGCAATTTCACGTTCGCTGACGGCCTCTACTTCTTCGTCCCGCTACACGGAGAAAAGCGTCTGGATTGATCCAAAATCCGGGCAGAGCTACAGCGTGCAGGTGCAGATACCTGAAAACCAGATGACCAGCGTCAATGATGTAGGTGAGATTCCTATTTTACCCAATACTAATCGCCCGGTTTTGAGTGATGTAGCCACCATCCAGAAAGGAACCACTTACGGCGAAAACGACAACCTGGGCGCAATTCCTGTCTTGTCCGTGACAGCTAACATGAGCGACATGGACCTTGGCACCGCCGCCACAGACGTACAGAAAGCTGTCGATTCGCTGGGTGAGCTTCCACGCGGTTTGACGATCAAAGTAACGGGACTTACTCAGGTCCTGAACGAAACGCTGGATAGCCTGCAAACGGGACTTTTAACCGCAATTGTGGTTATCTTCCTGATGTTAGCAGCTAATTTTCAGTCCTTTAAAGTTTCACTGGTCGTTTTGTGTACCGTTCCAGCCGTGTTGGTCGGTTCGCTGGCCCTGCTGATGCTGACCGGCTCAACGCTTAATCTGCAATCTTACATGGGCATGATTATGTCCGTGGGGGTTTCCATTTCCAACGCCGTTCTGCTGGTCACCAACGCGGAAGAACTACGGATGCGAAACGGCGACGCGCTGCTCTCGGCCAAAGAATCGGCTTCCCTCCGGCTCCGGCCCATCCTGATGACCAGCGTAGCCATGGTGGTTGGTATGATTCCGATGGCGTCCGGTTTGGGCGAGGGTGGCTCGCAGGCGGCCCCGCTGGGACGTGCTGTAATTGGTGGCTTGATTGCCTCTACGTTTGCGGCCTTGTACATTTTACCGCTGGCATTTGCCTGGGTTCAAGAAAAAACCACAACCGATTCAGTATCACTGGATCCTGAAGATAAAGAAAGTAAATACTACTCGCCATCGTCTTATGAAACGATCAACTCATAA
- a CDS encoding glycoside hydrolase family 78 protein, whose product MRFLLASLLTLTVLTAWAQKGILVTNLRCENQANPLGIDVAQPRLGWQISSSARKSPIREIEQQSYQILVASTPEKLAANEGDLWDSGVVKSEQSVFIPYGGKPLESRRACYWKVNVKTMKDTEVWSEPASWTMGLLRPSDWSAKWTGLDSSFAWEKPKDVFTRVAARYFRKEADLPKKIRKATAYVSGLGVYELYLNSRKVGDAVLAPAPTDYNKRIFYNTYDVTNYLKQGRNALGMLLGNGRFYTLRWGYKELPEIAHYGFPKMRLQIEVTYEDGSTERLISDESWKVTAAGPIVANNEFDGEEYDATKELSGWETAGYNDSQWLKAQLVSVPSQVLESQPTPPIRVTETLKAQAIKEVKPDTFIVDLGQNLVGWARLHVRGPRGTKVTLRFAERVNEDGTLYLDNLRSAKVTDVYTLKGDGEEVWEPRFVYHGFRYVEITGFPGTPTVNSLEGRVVHDDLPIVGSFASSNSLLNQLYKNAFWGIRGNYRGMPTDCPQRDERMGWLGDRAIGSKGESFVFGHHDLYAKWLTDIEDAQLESGSIPDVAPAYWKMYSDNMTWPAAYIIIANMLYEQYGDDVPIRKHYPSMKKWLTHMRTKYMKDYIMTKDTYGDWCMPPESPELIHSQDPKRKTDGTFLGTAFYYNMLTIMEQFAEITGNSADKREFAELAGHVKKAFNDKFLNRDRQFYSNNTATANLFALAYGLAPEELRSGVFEQLVERTTVEHKGHISTGLVGAQWLMRTLSDNGRPDLAYRIATNTDYPSWGYMIQNGATTIWELWNGNTANPAMNSGNHVMLLGDLIIWMYENLAGIKAEEPGFKRIIMKPTITGDLTSVTSSFESFHGRIGSEWERKGGKFNWKVTVPGNTRATLYIPATDQKAVREGRSQASLAPGVRFVKMEGGNAVFEVTSGAYNFRVK is encoded by the coding sequence ATGCGATTTCTTCTGGCTTCTTTGCTTACGCTCACGGTCTTGACAGCCTGGGCGCAGAAAGGCATTCTTGTTACAAACCTTCGCTGCGAAAATCAAGCGAATCCACTCGGCATCGACGTGGCGCAACCCCGGCTTGGCTGGCAAATCAGCAGCTCGGCTCGGAAATCACCAATTCGGGAGATTGAACAGCAGTCGTACCAGATTCTGGTTGCCTCAACGCCGGAAAAACTGGCGGCCAACGAGGGCGATTTGTGGGACTCGGGCGTGGTTAAAAGCGAGCAATCTGTGTTTATACCCTACGGCGGAAAGCCCCTGGAAAGCCGCCGGGCCTGTTACTGGAAAGTAAACGTAAAGACCATGAAAGATACCGAGGTCTGGAGCGAACCTGCCTCCTGGACAATGGGTCTTTTGCGGCCTTCCGACTGGTCGGCCAAGTGGACCGGCCTGGATTCTTCTTTCGCCTGGGAAAAGCCAAAGGACGTTTTCACCCGCGTTGCAGCGCGGTATTTCCGGAAAGAAGCCGATCTGCCAAAAAAAATCCGCAAAGCAACCGCCTACGTCAGTGGACTCGGCGTGTACGAACTGTATCTCAACAGCCGCAAAGTCGGGGACGCCGTGCTGGCTCCGGCTCCAACCGATTACAACAAACGTATTTTTTACAATACCTACGACGTAACCAACTACCTCAAGCAGGGACGCAACGCACTGGGAATGCTGCTCGGCAACGGACGTTTCTATACTTTACGCTGGGGTTACAAAGAGTTACCAGAAATTGCGCACTATGGCTTCCCCAAAATGCGTCTGCAAATCGAAGTGACGTACGAGGATGGCAGCACGGAGCGCCTGATCTCCGATGAATCCTGGAAAGTAACCGCCGCCGGTCCCATTGTTGCCAACAACGAATTTGACGGGGAAGAATACGACGCCACCAAAGAACTAAGCGGCTGGGAAACGGCTGGTTACAACGATAGCCAATGGCTAAAAGCCCAACTTGTTTCCGTACCCAGTCAGGTATTGGAAAGCCAGCCTACGCCCCCGATTCGGGTGACGGAGACCCTGAAGGCACAGGCAATTAAGGAAGTAAAGCCGGACACGTTCATCGTTGATCTGGGCCAGAATCTGGTTGGCTGGGCACGTTTGCACGTCAGGGGGCCACGTGGCACAAAAGTGACGCTTCGCTTTGCCGAGCGTGTCAACGAAGATGGGACTTTGTACCTGGATAATTTGCGGTCGGCCAAAGTAACCGATGTGTATACGCTTAAAGGAGACGGCGAGGAAGTCTGGGAACCCCGGTTTGTGTACCACGGCTTCCGCTACGTCGAAATTACGGGCTTCCCCGGCACGCCGACCGTGAACAGTCTGGAAGGCCGGGTGGTGCACGACGACCTGCCCATTGTTGGCTCGTTTGCTTCGTCCAATTCGTTGCTGAATCAGCTTTATAAAAATGCCTTCTGGGGGATTCGCGGCAATTACCGGGGTATGCCGACCGACTGTCCACAACGCGATGAGCGCATGGGCTGGCTCGGCGACCGCGCTATCGGATCGAAAGGTGAAAGTTTTGTTTTTGGTCACCATGACCTGTACGCCAAATGGCTGACCGATATTGAAGATGCCCAGCTCGAAAGCGGCAGCATCCCCGACGTAGCGCCCGCCTACTGGAAAATGTATTCTGATAACATGACCTGGCCCGCAGCTTATATCATCATTGCCAACATGTTATACGAGCAGTACGGCGATGATGTGCCCATCCGCAAGCATTATCCATCCATGAAAAAATGGCTGACCCACATGCGTACCAAGTACATGAAAGACTACATCATGACCAAGGATACGTACGGTGACTGGTGCATGCCCCCCGAATCGCCGGAGCTGATTCACTCCCAGGATCCAAAGCGCAAAACGGATGGCACTTTTCTGGGAACGGCTTTCTACTACAACATGCTCACCATCATGGAGCAGTTCGCGGAAATCACGGGAAATTCAGCCGATAAACGGGAGTTTGCCGAGTTGGCGGGACACGTCAAAAAAGCCTTTAACGATAAATTCCTGAACAGAGATCGGCAGTTTTACTCAAACAATACGGCTACGGCCAATTTATTTGCGCTGGCTTACGGCCTGGCCCCCGAGGAACTGCGAAGCGGCGTTTTTGAACAATTGGTTGAGCGAACCACGGTTGAGCACAAGGGCCACATCAGTACGGGTCTGGTGGGTGCCCAGTGGCTTATGCGAACCCTCAGCGATAATGGCCGGCCCGACCTGGCGTACCGCATTGCGACCAATACCGACTACCCAAGCTGGGGATACATGATCCAAAACGGAGCGACAACCATCTGGGAGCTTTGGAACGGCAATACGGCCAATCCGGCCATGAATTCGGGAAACCACGTCATGCTTCTTGGCGATTTAATTATCTGGATGTACGAAAATCTGGCGGGCATCAAAGCGGAAGAACCGGGCTTTAAGCGCATCATCATGAAACCAACGATAACCGGTGATCTCACCAGCGTAACTTCCTCGTTTGAATCGTTTCACGGACGCATTGGCAGCGAATGGGAACGCAAGGGCGGCAAGTTCAACTGGAAAGTAACGGTTCCGGGTAACACCCGAGCGACCCTTTATATTCCGGCTACCGATCAGAAAGCGGTTCGGGAAGGACGCAGTCAGGCTTCTTTGGCTCCAGGCGTCCGCTTTGTCAAGATGGAAGGAGGCAATGCCGTCTTTGAGGTAACATCCGGCGCATATAATTTCCGGGTAAAATAA
- a CDS encoding FadR/GntR family transcriptional regulator, which produces MMNKDTTLLKRYSLADAVVHNLQQQITSGQYTVGDKLPTEPELMLQFGVGRSTIREAIRMLANSGLVRVQQGLGTFVELRQNAIEPFQQSLQRAEGDDLNEVRQLLELKIAEKAASNRTEEDIQLMKHYLQKRHEAALQNKPEECIEADIEFHITLARAAKNEVLVDLYKIIANKMKKSFMAVFITTETLLSKQSLHTALLQSIIDQNPQKAWYWAAKITGQIR; this is translated from the coding sequence ATGATGAATAAGGACACCACTTTATTAAAGCGCTACAGCCTGGCCGATGCTGTCGTTCATAATCTCCAGCAACAAATCACTTCGGGTCAATATACGGTTGGCGACAAGTTACCTACTGAACCGGAGTTGATGCTTCAGTTCGGCGTTGGCCGTTCGACCATTCGGGAGGCGATCCGAATGCTAGCTAATAGCGGGCTGGTGCGTGTACAGCAGGGTCTGGGCACGTTTGTCGAATTGCGGCAAAACGCCATTGAGCCTTTTCAGCAAAGTTTGCAACGCGCGGAAGGCGACGACCTCAACGAGGTGCGTCAGTTATTGGAGCTGAAAATTGCGGAAAAAGCGGCCTCGAATCGCACAGAAGAAGACATTCAGTTGATGAAGCACTACCTGCAAAAGCGGCACGAAGCGGCTCTGCAAAACAAGCCGGAGGAATGCATCGAAGCGGATATTGAATTTCACATTACGCTCGCAAGGGCCGCGAAAAACGAGGTTTTGGTCGATTTGTACAAAATTATTGCCAACAAAATGAAGAAATCCTTCATGGCCGTCTTTATCACCACCGAGACGCTGCTGAGCAAACAAAGCCTGCACACGGCGCTTTTGCAAAGCATTATCGACCAGAACCCGCAGAAAGCCTGGTATTGGGCCGCTAAGATTACGGGGCAAATTCGTTAA
- a CDS encoding thymidine kinase — protein MFIEPSRRREPPHLRTGWIEVICGSMFSGKTEELIRRLNRAFIAKLSVQIFKPAIDTRYHEMNIVSHNDSVIQSRPVQSAQQIFELAGDSEVVGIDEAQFFDDKELLEVCNLLANSGKRVILAGLDMDFEGKPFGCMPQLMAIAEYVTKVHAICVVCGDIASYSYRLVTSKEKVLLGETDSYEARCRRCFQLGEKAGSKEWVYENND, from the coding sequence ATGTTTATTGAGCCAAGTCGGCGAAGAGAACCACCGCACTTGCGGACGGGTTGGATTGAGGTTATTTGCGGGTCTATGTTTTCGGGCAAAACAGAAGAGCTTATCCGACGGCTTAACCGCGCCTTTATTGCTAAATTATCCGTGCAGATTTTCAAGCCTGCCATCGATACGCGCTACCACGAGATGAATATTGTCTCGCACAACGACAGCGTTATCCAGTCCCGGCCCGTGCAGTCGGCCCAGCAGATCTTCGAGCTGGCGGGCGATAGTGAAGTTGTGGGGATCGACGAGGCGCAGTTCTTCGATGATAAAGAATTACTGGAAGTTTGTAATCTCCTTGCTAACAGCGGAAAACGGGTTATTCTCGCCGGGCTGGACATGGATTTTGAAGGCAAGCCTTTTGGCTGTATGCCGCAGTTGATGGCCATCGCAGAATACGTAACGAAGGTACACGCCATTTGCGTGGTCTGCGGCGACATTGCGAGTTATTCCTACCGGCTGGTGACTTCCAAAGAAAAAGTATTGCTGGGCGAAACCGATAGCTACGAAGCCCGCTGCCGCCGCTGCTTCCAGTTAGGCGAAAAGGCCGGAAGCAAAGAGTGGGTTTATGAGAATAACGATTAA